A section of the Pseudomonas sp. Q1-7 genome encodes:
- a CDS encoding NAD(P)(+) transhydrogenase (Re/Si-specific) subunit beta: MSMNLITVLYLVASVCFIQALKGLSHPTSSRRGNLFGMVGMAIAVVTTVGLIYKLGADIATQGIGYVIVGLLVGGTAGSIMAKRVEMTKMPELVAFMHSMIGLAAVFIAIAAVVEPQSLGIVAALGDAIPAGNRLELFLGAAIGAVTFSGSVIAFGKLSGKYKFRLFQGAPVQFAGQHKLNLLVGLAIIGLGLYFTFTGNIGAFALLVALAFVIGVLIIIPIGGADMPVVVSMLNSYSGWAAAGIGFSLNNSMLIVAGSLVGSSGAILSYIMCKAMNRSFFNVILGGFGAEADAGAAAGSKEQRPVKSGSSDDAAFLLTNADSVIIVPGYGLAVARAQHALMELSEKLSHRGVNVKYAIHPVAGRMPGHMNVLLAEAEVPYEQVFEMEDINSEFGQADVVLVLGANDVVNPAAKNDPKSPIAGMPILEAFKAKTIIVNKRSMASGYAGLDNELFYMDKTMMVFGDAKKVIEDMVKAVD; encoded by the coding sequence ATGAGCATGAACCTGATCACTGTTCTCTACCTCGTCGCCTCGGTGTGCTTCATCCAGGCGCTCAAGGGCCTGTCGCACCCGACTTCGTCCCGTCGCGGCAACCTGTTCGGCATGGTCGGCATGGCCATCGCCGTCGTCACCACCGTCGGCCTCATCTATAAGCTGGGCGCGGACATTGCCACCCAGGGCATCGGCTACGTGATCGTCGGCCTGCTGGTCGGCGGCACCGCCGGCTCGATCATGGCCAAGCGCGTGGAAATGACCAAGATGCCGGAGCTGGTGGCCTTCATGCACAGCATGATCGGCCTGGCCGCGGTGTTCATCGCCATCGCCGCCGTGGTCGAGCCCCAGTCTCTGGGCATAGTCGCCGCCCTGGGCGACGCCATCCCGGCCGGCAACCGCCTGGAACTGTTCCTCGGTGCAGCCATCGGTGCCGTCACCTTCTCCGGCTCGGTGATCGCCTTCGGCAAGCTGTCCGGCAAGTACAAGTTCCGCCTGTTCCAGGGTGCCCCGGTGCAGTTCGCCGGCCAGCACAAGCTGAACCTGCTGGTGGGCCTGGCCATCATCGGCCTGGGCCTGTACTTCACCTTCACCGGCAACATCGGCGCCTTCGCCCTGCTGGTGGCCCTGGCCTTCGTCATCGGCGTGCTGATCATCATCCCGATCGGTGGTGCCGACATGCCGGTCGTGGTGTCCATGCTGAACAGCTACTCGGGCTGGGCGGCGGCCGGTATCGGCTTCTCGCTGAACAACTCGATGCTGATCGTCGCCGGCTCCCTGGTGGGCTCCTCCGGTGCGATCCTGTCGTACATCATGTGCAAGGCGATGAACCGCTCCTTCTTCAACGTCATCCTCGGTGGCTTCGGCGCCGAAGCCGACGCAGGTGCCGCAGCGGGTAGCAAGGAACAGCGTCCGGTGAAGTCCGGCTCCAGCGACGACGCCGCCTTCCTGCTGACCAACGCCGACAGCGTGATCATCGTCCCCGGCTACGGCCTGGCGGTGGCCCGTGCCCAGCACGCGCTGATGGAGCTGTCCGAGAAGCTGAGCCATCGCGGTGTCAACGTGAAGTACGCGATCCACCCGGTAGCCGGCCGTATGCCGGGCCACATGAACGTCCTGCTGGCCGAGGCCGAAGTGCCCTACGAGCAGGTGTTCGAGATGGAAGACATCAACTCCGAGTTCGGCCAGGCCGACGTGGTGCTGGTCCTGGGCGCCAACGACGTGGTCAACCCGGCGGCGAAGAACGACCCCAAGTCGCCCATCGCCGGCATGCCGATCCTGGAAGCCTTCAAGGCCAAGACAATCATCGTCAACAAGCGCTCCATGGCCAGTGGCTACGCCGGCCTGGACAACGAACTGTTCTACATGGACAAGACCATGATGGTGTTCGGCGACGCCAAGAAGGTGATCGAGGACATGGTCAAGGCTGTCGACTAA
- a CDS encoding LuxR C-terminal-related transcriptional regulator has translation MPRHGQTPRAPQTRLPRLPPAHVPRPRLVERLADQDARLRLLCAPAGFGKSVLLNEFLRAQAGPAPVIWLNLANQPLTPEQLLAQLAVELNERIPPLPAAQAMQQLLAQRGERVWLVLDDYPGLPPASLDECIDQLLARALPGLRLLVSVRQRPDWNLPRLLLAGELLELDATQLAFDRQQHDQLVEQLAPHLSVALRDELWQETEGWCAGVRLHLSGKAPASASAQHCWLKEYLDHELLNRLSPEETDCLFGLAHLPKVSAELCRHLWEDSDGAGLFERLLARQAFCMPLDEHGTWYRVLPAVARALRHRLSDAAASRLHLSACRMFIASGQVEEAIEQALCAGRPEAAANYLEHLGQEWLTGEQHLARLLAWRSRLPIALLESTPRLLSLNAWGLLISWRLDEAEACIAKLGHFLPQPTAQRNRKLLANCQALQGVLAALRSQSPSRARQYCSEALEHLPEHDWMPILFCYSSLARVAMASGAPEDAQPHLHKALEIARRQGSLLFEVLINLDRIRLLLLRGEFGRAQSLLEQSFALIGQRKQVDSLMLGRLHLIQAELHLIADRLDDAEGALQAGLEQAQDCHDPFVLHGFLGLAELYARRGQFDEAFLELREAERQMHCRQVWRYIYGGVLHLQRMRVLARQGRWERIEPVALRIQRYFTGEHAWMAPLDYPALPLRNQLLLARAQLEGGHPEQAETLLRPLLERCQTLQFVPLGCEVQLALAAAGQALGRPDAGQLERQALEQAERLGMHGLLRDHPLRDGGVTADAPSSLLSQRERAVLQLLAEGFSNLEIGGQLFISVNTVKTHTKKINSKLGVKRRTQAVMRAKSLGLLV, from the coding sequence ATGCCCCGCCACGGCCAGACACCGCGCGCCCCCCAGACGCGCCTGCCACGCCTGCCTCCGGCCCACGTCCCGCGCCCCCGGCTGGTCGAACGACTTGCCGACCAGGATGCCCGGCTACGCCTGCTCTGCGCACCGGCCGGCTTCGGCAAGAGCGTGCTGCTCAACGAATTCCTCCGCGCCCAGGCCGGCCCCGCGCCGGTCATCTGGCTCAACCTCGCCAACCAGCCGCTGACCCCGGAGCAATTGCTCGCCCAGTTGGCCGTCGAACTGAACGAGCGCATCCCGCCCCTGCCTGCCGCCCAGGCCATGCAACAGCTGCTCGCCCAGCGCGGTGAACGGGTCTGGCTGGTACTGGACGACTACCCCGGCCTGCCACCGGCCAGCCTCGACGAGTGCATCGACCAGCTCCTGGCGCGGGCCCTGCCGGGATTGCGCCTGCTGGTCAGCGTGCGCCAGCGGCCGGACTGGAACCTTCCTCGCCTGCTGCTGGCCGGCGAGCTGCTGGAGCTGGATGCCACCCAATTGGCCTTCGACCGCCAGCAGCACGACCAACTGGTGGAGCAACTGGCACCGCACCTCAGCGTCGCACTGCGCGACGAACTCTGGCAGGAGACCGAAGGATGGTGCGCCGGCGTGCGCCTGCACCTGTCCGGCAAGGCACCGGCCAGCGCCAGTGCCCAGCACTGCTGGCTCAAGGAATACCTCGACCACGAGTTGCTCAACCGCCTGAGCCCCGAGGAAACCGACTGCCTGTTCGGCCTGGCCCACCTGCCCAAGGTCTCCGCCGAGCTCTGCCGGCACCTCTGGGAAGACAGCGACGGCGCCGGACTTTTCGAGCGCCTGCTGGCACGCCAGGCCTTCTGCATGCCGCTGGACGAACACGGCACCTGGTACCGCGTGCTGCCCGCCGTGGCGCGGGCCCTGCGCCACCGCCTCAGCGACGCCGCCGCCTCCCGCCTGCACCTCAGTGCCTGCCGCATGTTCATCGCCAGCGGCCAGGTGGAGGAAGCCATCGAACAGGCGCTCTGCGCCGGACGGCCGGAAGCGGCGGCGAACTACCTGGAACACCTCGGCCAGGAATGGCTGACCGGCGAACAGCACCTGGCCCGCCTCCTCGCCTGGCGGTCACGCCTGCCCATCGCGCTGCTGGAAAGCACACCACGCCTGCTCAGCCTGAATGCCTGGGGCCTGCTGATCTCCTGGCGCCTGGACGAAGCCGAAGCCTGCATCGCCAAGCTCGGCCACTTCCTCCCGCAACCCACCGCCCAGCGCAACCGCAAGCTGCTGGCCAACTGCCAGGCGCTGCAAGGCGTGCTTGCGGCCTTGCGCAGCCAGTCCCCATCCCGCGCGCGGCAGTACTGCAGCGAGGCCCTGGAGCACCTCCCCGAGCACGACTGGATGCCGATCCTGTTCTGCTACTCCAGCCTGGCGCGGGTCGCCATGGCCAGCGGCGCCCCGGAGGACGCGCAACCGCACCTGCACAAGGCGCTGGAGATCGCCCGCCGCCAGGGCAGCCTGCTGTTCGAGGTGCTGATCAACCTGGACCGCATCCGCCTGTTGCTGCTCCGCGGCGAGTTCGGCCGCGCCCAGAGCCTGCTGGAACAGAGCTTCGCGCTGATCGGCCAACGCAAGCAGGTGGACAGCCTGATGCTCGGCCGCCTGCACCTGATCCAGGCCGAGCTGCACCTGATCGCCGACCGCCTGGACGACGCCGAGGGCGCCCTGCAGGCCGGCCTGGAGCAGGCCCAGGACTGCCACGACCCCTTCGTCCTGCACGGTTTCCTCGGCCTGGCGGAGCTGTACGCCCGTCGCGGCCAGTTCGACGAGGCCTTCCTGGAACTGCGCGAAGCCGAGCGGCAGATGCATTGCCGCCAGGTCTGGCGCTACATCTACGGTGGCGTGCTGCACCTGCAACGCATGCGCGTGCTGGCCCGCCAGGGCCGCTGGGAGCGCATCGAGCCAGTGGCCCTGCGCATCCAGCGCTACTTCACCGGCGAGCACGCCTGGATGGCACCGCTGGATTACCCCGCCCTGCCCTTGCGCAACCAATTGCTGCTGGCACGGGCGCAGTTGGAAGGCGGCCACCCCGAGCAGGCCGAAACCCTGCTGCGCCCCCTGCTGGAGCGTTGCCAGACCCTGCAGTTCGTGCCGCTGGGGTGCGAAGTGCAACTGGCCCTGGCCGCTGCCGGGCAAGCCCTGGGTCGGCCCGACGCCGGCCAGCTGGAACGCCAGGCCCTGGAGCAGGCCGAACGCCTGGGTATGCACGGCCTGTTGCGGGATCACCCGCTGCGGGACGGCGGCGTGACAGCCGATGCCCCGTCCAGCCTGCTCAGCCAGCGTGAGCGCGCCGTGCTGCAACTGCTGGCCGAAGGCTTCTCCAACCTGGAGATTGGCGGCCAGCTGTTCATCTCGGTCAACACCGTGAAAACCCACACCAAGAAGATCAACAGCAAGCTCGGCGTGAAACGCCGCACCCAGGCGGTGATGCGCGCCAAGAGCCTGGGGTTGCTGGTCTAG
- a CDS encoding NAD(P) transhydrogenase subunit alpha, giving the protein MDLISDGIYNLIIFVLAIYVGYHVVWNVTPALHTPLMAVTNAISAIVIVGAMLAAALTVTPLGKAMGTLAVALAAVNVFGGFLVTRRMLEMFKKKAPKAAAEKH; this is encoded by the coding sequence ATGGACCTGATTTCCGACGGCATCTACAACCTGATCATCTTCGTGCTGGCCATCTACGTCGGCTACCACGTGGTGTGGAACGTCACCCCGGCCCTGCACACCCCGCTGATGGCCGTGACCAACGCCATCTCGGCCATCGTGATCGTCGGCGCCATGCTGGCCGCCGCCCTCACCGTCACCCCGCTGGGCAAGGCGATGGGCACCCTGGCCGTGGCCCTGGCCGCAGTAAACGTCTTCGGTGGCTTCCTGGTCACCCGTCGCATGCTGGAAATGTTCAAGAAGAAAGCGCCGAAAGCGGCCGCGGAGAAACACTGA
- a CDS encoding DUF1302 domain-containing protein, translated as MTTRTMRGIFRPHTLAAAVALGCSAQAHAIAFNIGDIEAQFDSSLSVGASWAVRSADPEFISTASGGEALSRTSDDGRLNFKKGETFSKIFKGIHDLELKYGDTGVFLRGKYWYDFELKDEHRLFYDIDDHNRKEGARSSGAQLLDAFLYHNYNLGDLPGSFRIGKQVVSWGESTFIGNSINSINPIDVAAFRRPGAEIKEGLIPVNMIYLSQSLTDNLSAEAFYQLEWDQTVADNCGTFFSTSDVVADGCVDRLVVNGPDLPPGVSTNTGGTLYIPRAGDRDARDSGQFGVALRWFVTELNDTEFGAYAMNYHSRNPVFSTIRTTTPSAAIIPGAPGARYFIEYPEDIRLYGLSFQTNVAGTSVAGEVSYRPNMPLQINSTDLSFAALAVPVSPVFESGHARNRAGEELHGYTRKPVTQAQVTATQFVDQVLGASRLTLVGEVGYNHIGGLSDDIGDLRYGRDPIYGPGQLSSQPLCLALTAASPAQRECNDKGFYTSSSWGYRARASLDYSNVFAGINLTPSIAWSHDVDGYGPNFNEGSKAISLGLNAEYQNTYTASLSYTDFFGGHYNTITDRDFVALSFGLNF; from the coding sequence ATGACAACAAGAACAATGCGCGGAATCTTCCGGCCGCACACGCTGGCCGCCGCCGTCGCCCTGGGTTGCAGCGCCCAGGCCCATGCCATCGCATTCAACATCGGAGACATCGAAGCCCAGTTCGACTCGTCGCTTTCGGTCGGCGCCAGCTGGGCCGTGCGCTCGGCGGACCCGGAGTTCATCTCCACCGCCAGCGGAGGCGAGGCACTCTCGCGCACCTCGGACGACGGCCGCCTGAACTTCAAGAAGGGCGAGACCTTCTCGAAGATCTTCAAGGGCATCCACGACCTGGAACTCAAGTACGGCGACACCGGCGTGTTCCTGCGCGGCAAGTACTGGTACGACTTCGAACTGAAGGATGAGCACCGGCTCTTCTATGACATCGACGATCACAACCGCAAGGAAGGCGCCCGCTCCTCCGGGGCGCAGTTACTCGATGCCTTCCTCTACCACAACTACAACCTGGGCGACCTGCCGGGCAGCTTCCGCATCGGCAAGCAGGTGGTGAGCTGGGGCGAAAGCACCTTCATCGGCAACAGCATCAACTCGATCAACCCGATCGACGTGGCGGCCTTCCGCCGTCCGGGCGCCGAGATCAAGGAAGGCCTGATCCCGGTGAACATGATCTACCTGTCCCAGAGCCTGACCGACAATCTCTCTGCCGAGGCCTTCTACCAGCTGGAATGGGACCAGACGGTGGCCGACAACTGCGGCACCTTCTTCTCCACCTCGGACGTGGTGGCCGATGGCTGCGTCGACCGCCTGGTGGTCAACGGACCGGACCTGCCGCCCGGCGTCTCCACGAACACCGGCGGCACGCTCTACATCCCCCGCGCCGGCGACCGCGACGCCCGTGACAGCGGCCAGTTCGGCGTGGCCCTGCGCTGGTTCGTGACCGAGCTGAACGACACCGAGTTCGGCGCCTATGCGATGAACTATCACAGCCGTAACCCGGTCTTCAGCACCATTCGCACCACCACCCCGAGCGCCGCGATCATTCCGGGCGCCCCCGGTGCGCGCTACTTCATCGAGTACCCCGAGGACATCCGCCTCTACGGCCTGAGCTTCCAGACCAACGTCGCAGGCACCTCGGTGGCCGGCGAAGTCAGCTATCGGCCGAACATGCCGCTGCAGATCAACAGCACCGACCTGTCCTTCGCCGCCCTCGCCGTTCCGGTCTCGCCGGTGTTCGAAAGCGGCCACGCCCGCAACCGCGCGGGCGAGGAACTGCACGGCTACACCCGCAAGCCGGTCACCCAGGCGCAGGTCACCGCCACCCAGTTCGTCGACCAGGTGCTGGGCGCCAGCCGCCTGACCCTGGTGGGCGAGGTGGGCTACAACCACATCGGCGGGCTGAGCGACGACATCGGCGATTTGCGCTACGGTCGCGACCCCATCTACGGCCCGGGCCAGCTCTCCTCCCAGCCCCTGTGCCTGGCACTCACCGCCGCCAGCCCAGCCCAGCGCGAGTGCAACGACAAGGGCTTCTACACCAGCAGCTCCTGGGGCTACCGCGCCCGCGCCAGCCTGGACTACAGCAACGTCTTCGCCGGCATCAACCTGACCCCGAGCATCGCCTGGTCCCATGACGTGGACGGCTACGGGCCGAACTTCAACGAAGGCTCCAAGGCCATCAGCCTCGGCCTCAACGCCGAATACCAGAACACCTACACCGCCAGCCTGTCGTACACCGACTTCTTCGGCGGCCACTACAACACGATCACTGACCGCGACTTCGTCGCCCTCAGTTTCGGCCTCAACTTCTGA
- a CDS encoding acyl-CoA dehydrogenase, with amino-acid sequence MAAKASFNWIDPLLLDQQLTEEERMVRDSAQQFAQDKLAPRVLEAFRHEQTDPAIFREMGETGLLGATIPEAYGGSGLNYVCYGLIAREVERVDSGYRSMMSVQSSLVMVPINEFGTEAQKQKYLPKLASGEWIGCFGLTEPNHGSDPGSMITRAKKVDGGYRLTGAKMWITNSPIADVFVVWAKDDAGEIRGFVLEKGWQGLSAPVIHGKVGLRASITGEIVMDNVFVPEENAFPDVRGLRGPFTCLNSARYGIAWGALGAAEFCWHTARQYVLDRNQFGRPLAANQLIQKKLADMQTEITLALQGCLRLGRMKDEGTAAVEITSIMKRNSCGKSLEIARLARDMLGGNGISDEFGVARHLVNLEVVNTYEGTHDVHALILGRAQTGIQAFF; translated from the coding sequence ATGGCCGCCAAAGCAAGCTTCAACTGGATCGACCCGCTGCTGCTGGACCAGCAGCTCACCGAAGAAGAGCGCATGGTGCGCGACAGCGCCCAGCAGTTCGCCCAGGACAAGCTGGCTCCGCGCGTGCTGGAAGCCTTCCGTCACGAGCAGACCGACCCGGCGATCTTCCGCGAGATGGGCGAGACTGGGCTGCTCGGCGCGACCATACCGGAGGCCTATGGCGGCAGCGGCCTCAACTATGTGTGCTACGGCCTGATCGCCCGCGAAGTGGAGCGTGTGGATTCCGGCTACCGCTCGATGATGAGCGTGCAATCTTCCCTGGTGATGGTGCCGATCAACGAATTCGGCACCGAGGCGCAGAAGCAGAAGTACCTGCCCAAGCTGGCCAGCGGCGAGTGGATCGGCTGCTTCGGCCTGACCGAGCCGAACCACGGCTCCGACCCGGGCTCGATGATCACCCGCGCGAAGAAGGTCGACGGCGGCTACCGCCTGACCGGCGCCAAGATGTGGATCACCAACAGCCCGATCGCCGACGTCTTCGTGGTCTGGGCCAAGGACGATGCCGGCGAGATCCGTGGCTTCGTTCTCGAGAAGGGCTGGCAGGGCCTGTCCGCGCCGGTCATCCACGGCAAGGTCGGCCTGCGTGCCTCCATCACCGGCGAGATCGTGATGGACAACGTGTTCGTCCCGGAAGAGAACGCCTTCCCGGATGTGCGCGGCCTGCGCGGCCCCTTCACCTGCCTGAACTCCGCGCGCTACGGCATCGCCTGGGGCGCCCTGGGGGCCGCCGAGTTCTGCTGGCACACCGCGCGCCAGTACGTGCTGGACCGCAACCAGTTCGGCCGTCCGCTGGCCGCCAACCAGTTGATCCAGAAGAAACTGGCCGACATGCAGACCGAGATCACCCTGGCCCTGCAAGGCTGCCTGCGTCTCGGCCGGATGAAGGACGAAGGCACGGCGGCAGTGGAGATCACCTCCATCATGAAGCGCAACTCCTGCGGCAAGTCCCTGGAGATCGCCCGCCTGGCCCGCGACATGCTGGGCGGCAACGGCATCTCCGACGAGTTCGGCGTGGCGCGCCACCTGGTCAACCTGGAAGTGGTGAACACCTACGAGGGGACCCACGACGTCCATGCGCTGATCCTCGGTCGTGCGCAGACCGGTATCCAGGCGTTCTTCTGA
- a CDS encoding LysR family transcriptional regulator: MRRKIPSTAALVAFESAARHQSFTKAADELALTQSAICRQIAGLEEFLGLELFRRSRRGVKLTEAGLAYSRRIAAQLDAVERDTLAVMGQQGAMTVELAIVPTFGTQWLVPRLKDFQRLHPEVTVNLTNRTRPFLFADTEFDAAIYFGDAEWSGTRADFLMHEHSVPVCSPALLEGAGSLDAGAIARLPLLQQTTRPYAWRQWFNSLGMNVARDLSGPRYELFSMLAQAAMHEMGVALIPPFLIQRELADGRLVVAHPHSFRSDKAYYLIVPERKLESAALGAFRDWLVDAAHHYRREAGLD, from the coding sequence ATGCGTCGGAAGATCCCCAGTACCGCCGCCCTGGTCGCCTTCGAATCCGCCGCTCGCCACCAGAGCTTCACCAAGGCGGCCGATGAGTTGGCGCTGACCCAGAGCGCCATCTGCCGACAGATCGCCGGGCTGGAGGAGTTCCTCGGTCTGGAACTGTTCCGCCGCTCACGGCGCGGAGTGAAGCTGACCGAAGCCGGCCTGGCCTATTCCCGGCGCATCGCCGCGCAGCTCGACGCGGTGGAGCGTGACACCCTGGCGGTGATGGGCCAGCAAGGTGCGATGACCGTCGAGCTGGCCATCGTCCCCACCTTCGGCACCCAGTGGCTGGTACCCCGTTTGAAGGACTTCCAGCGTCTGCATCCCGAGGTCACGGTGAACCTGACCAACCGCACCCGCCCCTTTCTCTTCGCCGATACCGAGTTCGACGCCGCGATCTATTTCGGCGACGCCGAATGGTCCGGCACCCGTGCCGATTTCCTCATGCACGAACATTCGGTGCCGGTGTGCAGTCCGGCCCTGTTGGAAGGCGCCGGCAGCCTCGATGCCGGGGCCATCGCCCGCCTGCCGCTGCTGCAGCAGACCACCCGCCCCTATGCCTGGCGCCAGTGGTTCAACTCACTGGGGATGAACGTGGCCCGCGACCTCAGTGGGCCGCGCTACGAGCTGTTCTCCATGCTCGCCCAGGCGGCCATGCACGAGATGGGGGTGGCGCTGATCCCGCCCTTCCTGATCCAGCGCGAGCTGGCCGACGGCCGCCTGGTGGTCGCCCACCCCCATAGCTTCCGCAGTGACAAGGCGTATTACCTGATTGTCCCCGAGCGCAAGCTCGAATCCGCCGCCCTCGGCGCTTTCCGCGACTGGCTGGTGGACGCCGCCCACCACTACCGCCGCGAGGCCGGGCTGGACTGA
- a CDS encoding DUF1329 domain-containing protein, with protein sequence MTKRSILHSGVLALSLIAANVMAAVTQEEAAQLGASLTPLGAEKGGNADGSIPAWTGGLPTNAATVDAKGFIGDPYANEQPLFTITAANAEQYKDKLSPGQMALFKRYASTYKIPVYPSHRSAAAPQAIYDAAKQSALNTQPVDGGNGLSNFAESHYYAFPIPKDGVQVMWNHITRYRGGNARRLVVQATPQTNGSFTPVQFEDEVAFPADMTQLDKDKSANVLLYFKQRVLAPSRLAGNVLLVHETIDQVKEPRLAWLYNAGQRRVRRAPQVAYDGPGTAADGMRTADNFDMFSGAPDRYDWKLVGKKEMYIPYNSYKLESPKLTYKEIIQPGHLNQDLTRYELHRVWEVVATLKPNERHIYAKRHFFIDEDSWQIAYADHYDGRGQLWRVGEGHASYHYQRQVSSYAVEALYDIIAGRYIALGLKNEEKHGIEFGFAATGADYTPAALRNAGIR encoded by the coding sequence ATGACCAAGAGAAGCATCCTGCACAGTGGCGTCCTGGCCCTCAGCCTGATCGCCGCCAACGTCATGGCCGCTGTCACCCAGGAGGAGGCCGCGCAGCTCGGCGCCAGCCTCACGCCCCTGGGGGCGGAGAAGGGCGGCAATGCCGACGGCAGCATCCCGGCCTGGACCGGCGGACTGCCGACCAACGCCGCCACGGTCGACGCCAAGGGCTTCATCGGCGATCCCTACGCCAACGAGCAGCCCCTGTTCACCATCACCGCCGCCAACGCCGAGCAGTACAAGGACAAGCTGTCCCCCGGGCAGATGGCCCTGTTCAAGCGCTATGCCAGCACCTACAAGATCCCGGTCTATCCCAGCCACCGCAGCGCCGCGGCGCCCCAGGCGATCTACGACGCCGCCAAGCAAAGCGCGCTCAACACCCAACCGGTAGACGGCGGCAACGGCCTGTCCAATTTCGCCGAAAGCCACTACTACGCATTCCCCATCCCGAAGGATGGCGTCCAGGTGATGTGGAACCACATCACCCGCTACCGCGGCGGCAACGCCCGGCGCCTGGTGGTGCAGGCCACTCCGCAAACCAATGGCTCGTTCACCCCGGTGCAGTTCGAGGATGAAGTGGCCTTCCCCGCGGACATGACCCAACTGGACAAGGACAAGTCGGCCAACGTGCTGCTGTACTTCAAGCAGCGGGTCCTGGCGCCGTCGCGCCTGGCCGGCAACGTGCTGCTGGTTCACGAGACCATCGACCAGGTCAAGGAACCGCGCCTGGCGTGGCTCTACAACGCCGGCCAGCGCCGCGTGCGTCGTGCCCCGCAGGTGGCCTACGACGGCCCCGGCACTGCCGCCGACGGCATGCGCACCGCCGACAACTTCGACATGTTCTCCGGCGCCCCCGACCGCTATGACTGGAAGCTGGTGGGCAAGAAGGAGATGTACATCCCCTACAACAGCTACAAGCTGGAATCGCCCAAGCTCACCTACAAGGAGATCATCCAGCCGGGCCACCTGAACCAGGACCTGACCCGCTACGAGCTGCACCGCGTCTGGGAGGTGGTCGCCACCCTCAAGCCCAACGAGCGGCACATCTACGCCAAGCGCCACTTCTTCATCGACGAAGACAGCTGGCAGATCGCCTATGCCGATCACTACGACGGCCGCGGCCAGCTCTGGCGCGTCGGCGAAGGCCACGCCAGCTACCACTACCAGCGTCAGGTCAGCAGCTACGCGGTGGAGGCTCTCTACGACATCATCGCCGGTCGCTACATCGCGCTCGGCCTGAAGAACGAAGAGAAACACGGCATCGAATTCGGCTTCGCCGCCACCGGCGCCGACTACACGCCTGCCGCCCTGCGCAACGCGGGCATCCGCTGA
- a CDS encoding Re/Si-specific NAD(P)(+) transhydrogenase subunit alpha encodes MHIGVPLESQAGETRVAATPETIKKLVSQGHQVTVQSGAGVNASIPDSAYEAVGATIGNDAAAFGADLVLKVVAPTEGELAHMRAGAVLVGMLNPFSNETIARMNARGITAFALEAAPRTSRAQSLDVLSSQANIAGYKAVMLAANHYPRFMPMLMTAAGTVKAARVLVLGAGVAGLQAIATAKRLGAVIEASDVRPAVKEQIESLGAKFVDVPFETDEERECAQGVGGYARPMPQSWMERQAKAVHERAKQSDIVITTALIPGRKAPTLLHEATVAEMKPGSVVIDLAAAQGGNCPLTEADQVVIKHGVTIVGHSNLAAMVPADASALYARNLLDFLKLVIDKDGQLTINLEDDIVAACLMCRDGNVVRSNGAPAASTAPRKENA; translated from the coding sequence GTGCACATCGGTGTTCCTCTCGAAAGCCAAGCTGGCGAGACGCGGGTTGCCGCGACGCCCGAAACCATCAAGAAGCTGGTGAGCCAGGGCCACCAGGTGACGGTGCAAAGCGGTGCCGGCGTCAACGCCAGCATCCCGGACAGCGCCTATGAGGCCGTCGGCGCCACCATTGGCAACGACGCGGCTGCCTTCGGCGCCGACCTGGTGCTGAAGGTGGTTGCCCCGACCGAGGGCGAGCTGGCGCACATGCGCGCCGGTGCCGTACTGGTCGGCATGCTCAACCCCTTCAGCAACGAGACCATCGCGCGCATGAACGCCCGCGGCATCACCGCCTTCGCCCTCGAAGCGGCGCCGCGCACCTCCCGCGCCCAGAGCCTCGACGTGCTGTCGTCCCAGGCCAACATCGCCGGCTACAAGGCGGTGATGCTGGCGGCCAACCACTACCCGCGCTTCATGCCCATGCTGATGACCGCCGCCGGCACCGTGAAAGCCGCCCGCGTGCTGGTTCTCGGCGCCGGCGTCGCCGGCCTGCAGGCCATCGCCACGGCCAAGCGCCTGGGCGCGGTGATCGAGGCCTCCGACGTGCGCCCGGCGGTGAAGGAGCAGATCGAGTCCCTCGGCGCCAAGTTCGTCGACGTGCCCTTCGAAACCGATGAAGAGCGCGAATGCGCCCAGGGTGTCGGCGGCTATGCCCGTCCGATGCCGCAATCCTGGATGGAACGCCAGGCCAAGGCCGTGCACGAGCGCGCCAAGCAATCCGACATCGTCATCACCACCGCGCTGATTCCGGGCCGCAAGGCGCCGACGCTGCTGCACGAGGCCACTGTCGCCGAAATGAAGCCGGGCTCCGTGGTCATCGACCTGGCCGCAGCCCAGGGTGGCAACTGCCCGCTGACCGAAGCCGACCAGGTGGTGATCAAGCACGGCGTGACCATCGTCGGCCACAGCAACCTGGCGGCCATGGTGCCGGCAGACGCCTCGGCCCTCTATGCACGCAACCTGCTGGACTTCCTCAAGCTGGTCATCGACAAGGACGGCCAGCTCACCATCAACCTCGAAGACGACATCGTCGCCGCGTGCCTGATGTGCCGCGACGGCAACGTTGTGCGCAGCAACGGCGCTCCCGCCGCGTCCACTGCTCCGCGCAAAGAGAACGCATAA